One Betta splendens chromosome 16, fBetSpl5.4, whole genome shotgun sequence genomic window carries:
- the arid1aa gene encoding AT-rich interactive domain-containing protein 1A isoform X3, with amino-acid sequence MDPMGKMRGQPYGAASPYGQQSQQGPPTGSQQGPAYSGQGYGPPGPQRYPVGMQGRTPGSMGGMPYGPQMGSYGQQGPGGYGSQGQAPYYSQPGQAPHPGQQQAPYSQPPPGQPGQTPYPGQPHPAPPSAPHTQGGPAYQQSHMPPQSQGPLSGPSQGPPQSQPPYPQASVPQSGQSPYAQQQGPPSQASQQPNSQVLPGSQGHPNYPGSAQGPQQPSLQQQQAQSQPPQQPPVHSQHPQGQPAAYPQNSQPQQAQQSPYQRFPPPQPQEVSQDSFQSNAPPSTQSKSGPEDSQGRPSSLPDLSGSIDDLPTGTEGALSPGVSTSGVSSSQGEQSNPAQSPFSPHTSPHLPGIRGPSPSPAGSPASASTPRTGPLSPANMPGTQMPPRPASVQSDGSLHPAMSQSPMAQDRGFMQRNPQMPPYGSPQSASALSPRQSSGGQMHSGMGPYQQNNSMGGYGQQGGQYGPQGYPRQPGYGNMPNANYPGPGMGPMNPMAGQGGGPPYAGMPPGRMPHNQMGTRPYGPNMGPNMGPNMPPNMPPNMPPNMPPNMGNMPPQVGSGMCPPPGMNRKPQDPGSMQHPSSNSMHSRMPGYPSMSPGMMGSGPPYGPPMNNMPGMINAQGGSPYPMGPNMANNSSGMAPSPEMNNKMNNKVDGGGTPKPDTKSKKSNSSTTTNEKITRLYELGPEPDRKMWVDRYLAFIEEKAMDMTNLPAVGRKPLDLFRLYISVKDIGGMTQVNKNKKWRDLATSLNVGTSSSAASSLKKQYIQCLYAFECKIERGEDPPPEIFTDNKKNQAAKVQPPSPASLCSTAGSGSLQGPQTPQSTSSSMAEGGDLKPPTPASTPHTQMPPMPPGSRSSVSLQDPFSEGSDPAFPRKNLTPNSAYQSAMNTPDMQGRMGTYEPNKDPFGNMRKVGEQFLPANQGPSSSVSDQQQQQQPPQQQPPFNRGPPGAMGTMPMGPRQPYPYGPGYDRRSEHGMGPEGNMGSGAPQPNPMMPANADTGMYSPNRFPPQQPRHDSYGNQYPGQGTPPTGSYPNQQPGMYPQQQQNYKRPVEGGYPPSKRHEAEYSGPFPGGQQPPQQQQGGVSAPSSGPQEPYNQYSGSGPYSSSDRRPPGPGNQFPFSFGRERMQGATGPNAQSNMPPQMMQSGPEGPQGSMWQGPRDMNYQNYPSRQGGPGGPPQGPGYPGINRSEEMMPSEQRMNHDGPWGGQMGPRQPPYGPAGPGQPMPRSVQSNYQPPQGVQNHIPQVSSPASMPRPMDSRTSPSKSYMHGVMKMQKAGPPVPASHIVPPPVQSPLIRRDMPFPHGSVEATHPVLKPRRRLTMKDIGTPEAWRVMMSLKSGLLAESTWALDTINILLYDDNSISTFDLNTLPGLLELVVEYFRRCLIEIFGILREYEVGDPGQRTLLDPDALKQNGDIMEEEESQMEDAEQEEVDDEEERETEGQGNRKEEQDPGSESQSHDEERKRKSSSSEQTCSSQGLPASDRPKQSSKFDKFPLKVVRKRDPFIASQSNNHGKIQEFDSGLIHWSAGGGDSTEHIQTHFEPRKDFLEPRERIPVPPVLLKRRVLEEEIKENCVPEDEEKRRHQDEDGPKETSLSDKSSPSLSSDDERKEDSEADEKSHQVNNRPVVSSSSILSLQSQQSGTILEDEPHSKDEGPLIALTNWQDSLARRCICVSNIVRSLSFVPGNDHEMSKHPGLLLLLGRLILLHHRHPERKQAPLTYEKDEDSEEGVGQRDEWWWDCLEILRENTLVTLANISGQLDLSIYPESICLPLLDGLLHWAVCPSAEAQDPFPSLGPHSALSPQTLVLETLSKLSIQDNNVDLILATPPFSRLEKLYGNLVRLIGDRKAAVCREMAVVLLANLAQGDTLAARAIAVQKGSVGNLLGFLEDNLAATQLQQSQSSLLHLQGMHFEPTSPDMMRRAARALHALAKVEENHSEFTLHESRLLDLSVSPLMNSLVSHVICDVLFLIGQS; translated from the exons ATGGACCCGATGGGTAAAATGAGAGGTCAGCCGTACGGCGCAGCAAGTCCCTACGGTCAGCAGTCGCAGCAGGGGCCTCCGACCGGTTCTCAACAGGGCCCTGCTTACTCTGGTCAGGGTTATGGCCCACCAGGTCCTCAGCGATATCCAGTGGGAATGCAAGGACGGACTCCGGGATCCATGGGTGGCATGCCCTATGGACCACAG aTGGGATCATATGGGCAACAGGGACCAGGAGGCTATGGCTCTCAGGGTCAGGCACCATATTACAGCCAGCCCGGCCAGGCTCCTCACCCAGGTCAACAGCAAGCCCCCTATTCCCAGCCTCCACCAGGACAGCCAGGCCAGACGCCTTATCCAGGGCAACCCCACCcggctcctccttctgctcctcacacCCAGGGAGGACCAGCCTATCAGCAGTCTCATATGCCCCCCCAGTCCCAGGGGCCTCTGTCAGGACCATCACAAGGGCCCCCACAGTCTCAGCCACCTTATCCTCAAGCCTCTGTGCCACAGTCTGGCCAGTCTCCCTACGCACAGCAGCAAGGTCCTCCCAGTCAGGCCTCACAGCAGCCAAATTCCCAGGTGCTCCCTGGATCACAGGGTCACCCTAACTATCCAGGATCCGCACAGGGGCCTCAGCAGCCTtccctgcagcaacagcaggcaCAGTCCCAGCCTCCTCAGCAGCCACCAGTACACAGCCAACACCCACAGGGCCAACCTGCTGCGTATCCACAGAACTCTCAGCCGCAGCAAGCACAACAGTCACCTTATCAGCGCTTTCCTCCTCCACAACCACAG GAGGTATCCCAGGACTCATTTCAGTCCAATGCTCCTCCATCCACTCAGTCCAAGTCTGGCCCAGAGGACAGCCAAGGCCGCCCCTCCAGCCTTCCG GACCTGTCCGGGTCCATTGATGATCTGCCTACAGGTACTGAGGGCGCACTGAGTCCTGGTGTGAGCACGTCTGGTGTCTCGAGCAGCCAGGGCGAGCAGAGTAACCCGGCCCAGTCGCCCTTTTCCCCCCACACATCGCCCCACCTGCCAGGTATTCGAGGGCCCTCCCCTTCCCCAGCAGGCTCCCCTGCCAGTGCAAGCACACCCCGCACTGGACCGCTGTCACCTGCCAACATGCCAG GGACCCAGATGCCACCCAGGCCAGCAAGTGTGCAGTCAGATGGGAGCCTACATCCTGCAATGAGTCAGTCCCCTATGGCTCAGGACAGAG GCTTTATGCAGAGAAACCCTCAAATGCCCCCTTATGGCTCCCCTCAGTCAGCCTCTGCACTCTCACCCCGCCAGTCCTCAGGGGGTCAGATGCATTCGGGGATGGGCCCATATCAGCAAAATAATTCTATGGGTGGCTATGGACAGCAAGGAGGACAATACGGCCCCCaag GTTATCCCCGGCAACCTGGCTATGGCAACATGCCCAATGCTAACTATCCTGGGCCGGGCATGGGTCCAATGAACCCCATGGCAGGACAGGGTGGAGGGCCACCATATGCTGGCATGCCTCCAGGAAGGATGCCTCATAATCAAATGGGGACGCGTCCTTATGGCCCCAATATGGGTCCCAACATGGGCCCGAACATGCCTCCTAATATGCCTCCTAATATGCCTCCTAACATGCCTCCTAACATGGGCAACATGCCACCCCAGGTAGGCTCAGGAATGTGTCCTCCACCAGGCATGAACCGAAAACCCCAGGACCCTGGATCCATGCAGCACCCTTCGTCAAACTCCATGCACAGCAG GATGCCTGGTTACCCTAGCATGTCTCCGGGAATGATGGGCTCCGGTCCACCTTATGGCCCTCCCATGAACAACATGCCTGGAATGATCAATGCTCAAGGTGGATCGCCGTATCCCATGGGGCCAAACATGGCCAATAACTCAAGTG GTATGGCTCCCAGTCCAGAGATgaacaataaaatgaataacAAGGTAGATGGAGGTGGAACACCCAAACCAGATACCAAATCTAAG AAGTCAAATTCATCGACCACAACCAATGAAAAGATAACACGCCTCTATGAGTTGGGACCTGAGCCGGACAGGAAGATGTGGGTGGATCGTTATTTGGCCTTCATTGAAGAGAAAGCCATGGATATGACCAACCTGCCTGCTGTAGGACGCAAACCCTTAGACCTCTTCCGGCTATATATATCAGTAAAAGACATTGGAGGCATGACACAG GTGAATAAGAACAAGAAATGGCGTGATCTGGCTACTTCGTTGAATGTAGGCACATCCAGCAGTGCTGCCAGTTCTCTGAAGAAACAGTATATCCAGTGTCTGTATGCCTTTGAGTGCAAAATTGAGCGTGGTGAGGATCCTCCTCCTGAGATTTTTACAGATAACAAAAAGAACCAAGCTGCTAAGGTCCAGCCACCCTCTCCAG CGtccctctgctccacagctggGTCAGGCTCTCTGCAAGGTCCTCAGACACCCCAGTCCACTAGCAGCTCAATGGCTGAAGGAGGGGACTTAAAACCTCCCACCCCAGCTTCCACTCCACATACCCAGATGCCCCCAATGCCTCCCGGGTCCAG GAGCAGTGTTAGCTTGCAGGACCCTTTCTCTGAAGGAAGTGATCCAGCCTTCCCCAGGAAGAACCTGACGCCAAACTCTGCCTATCAGTCTGCCATGAACACACCAGACATGCAAGGGCGCATGGGCACCTACGAACCTAACAAGGATCCTTTTGGAAACATGCGCAAAG TTGGGGAGCAGTTTCTGCCTGCTAACCAGGGTCCTAGCAGTAGTGTGAgtgaccaacagcagcagcagcagccgccacaGCAACAGCCTCCGTTCAACAGAGGACCACCTGGGGCCATGGGCACCATGCCAATGGGACCTAGACAGCCTTATCCTTATGGACCAGGCTATGACAGGAG ATCTGAGCATGGAATGGGCCCAGAAGGCAACATGGGATCTGGGGCACCTCAGCCAAACCCTATGATGCCTGCCAATGCCGACACAGGGATGTATTCACCAAATCGCTTTCCTCCACAACAGCCACG GCATGATTCCTATGGTAATCAGTATCCTGGACAAGGAACACCCCCTACTGGTTCATACCCTAATCAGCAGCCTGGAATGTacccacaacaacagcag aatTACAAGCGTCCTGTGGAAGGAGGTTACCCTCCGTCAAAACGTCATGAGGCAGAGTACAGCGGGCCTTTCCCTGGTGGACAACAACCACCGCAGCAACAGCAAGGAGGTGTCTCTGCACCCTCTTCGGGACCGCAGGAGCCGTACAATCAATACAGTGGGAGTGGGCCCTATTCAAGTTCGGATCGCCGCCCACCTGGCCCAGGCAATCAGTTTCCCTTCTCCTTTGGTCGCGAGAGAATGCAGGGAGCAACTGGACCCAACGCTCAGTCAAATATGCCACCTCAGATGATGCAGTCGGGCCCAGAGGGGCCTCAGGGCAGCATGTGGCAGGGACCCCGAGATATGAACTACCAGAATTACCCCAGCCGGCAGGGTGGCCCTGGAGGCCCCCCTCAGGGACCTGGTTACCCTGGCATAAATCGCTCAGAGGAGATGATGCCATCGGAGCAGCGTATGAATCACGACGGCCCGTGGGGGGGTCAGATGGGTCCTCGCCAGCCTCCTTATGGTCCAGCAGGACCTGGCCAACCTATGCCTCGTTCAGTACAGTCCAATTACCAGCCTCCTCAGGGTGTGCAGAACCACATTCCACAAGTGTCCAGCCCAGCCTCCATGCCCCGCCCCATGGACAGCAGGACATCACCCAGTAAATCTTACATGCACGGAGTAATGAAGATGCAGAAGGCTGGCCCTCCAGTGCCTGCATCTCACATAGTGCCCCCTCCAGTGCAGTCGCCTCTAATAAGACGGGATATGCCTTTTCCCCATGGCTCTGTAGAAGCTACCCATCCTGTGCTTAAACCACGTCGGAGGCTCACCATGAAAGATATTG GAACACCAGAGGCTTGGAGAGTCATGATGTCACTAAAGTCTGGTTTATTGGCTGAGAGTACGTGGGCCCTGGATACCATCAACATTCTCTTGTATGATGACAACAGTATTTCAACCTTTGATCTCAACACG ttgcCTGGTCTACTAGAGTTGGTGGTCGAGTATTTCAGACGCTGCCTCATTGAAATCTTTGGCATTTTGCGGGAGTACGAGGTTGGAGATCCTGGCCAGAGGACGCTTTTAGATCCTGATGCCTTGAAACAAAATGGAGATATcatggaagaagaagaatccCAGATGGAGGACGCGGAACAGGAGGAAgttgatgatgaggaggaacgAGAGACCGAGGGACAGGGCAACAGGAAAGAGGAGCAAGACCCGGGCTCCGAGTCTCAGAGTCAcgatgaggagaggaagcgtAAGAGTTCTTCATCTGAACAGACATGCTCATCACAAGGCCTACCTGCCAGTGACCGACCCAAGCAGTCCAGCAAATTTGATAAGTTTCCCCTGAAGGTGGTACGAAAGAGAGATCCATTTATCGCTAGTCAGTCCAACAACCATGGCAAGATACAAGAGTTTGACAGCGGGTTGATTCACTGgagtgctggaggaggagattcAACAGAACACATCCAAACCCACTTTGAACCACGCAAAGACTTTTTGGAGCCCCGGGAACGAATACCTGTGCCCCCGGTTTTGCTGAAAAGACGAGTCTTAGAAGAAGAGATAAAGGAAAATTGTGTTCCAGAGGATGAAGAGAAAAGAAGGCATCAGGATGAAGATGGGCCAAAAGAGACATCTTTGTCAGACAAAAGCAGCCCATCGCTGAGCAGTGACGATGAGAGGAAAGAAGATTCTGAGGCAGATGAGAAAAGTCACCAAGTGAATAATAGACCTGTTGTGTCCTCCAGCAGTATTTTAAGCCTGCAGTCCCAGCAGAGTGGCACCATCCTGGAGGATGAGCCCCACAGTAAAGATGAGGGGCCGCTAATTGCACTGACTAACTGGCAGGATTCTTTAGCTCGCCGTTGCATTTGTGTGTCAAATATTGTCCGCAGCCTTTCTTTTGTCCCAGGAAATGATCACGAAATGTCCAAGCACCcagggctgctgctgttactgggccgcctcatcctcctccaccacaggcACCCTGAGCGCAAACAGGCCCCGCTCACCTACGAGAAAGATGAGGATTCAGAGGAGGGAGTGGGCCAAAGAGATGAATGGTGGTGGGACTGCTTGGAGATCCTGAGGGAGAACACACTGGTCACTTTGGCGAACATCTCAGGCCAACTGGACCTCTCCATCTACCCCGAAAGCATCTGCTTGCCGCTGTTAGATGGTCTTCTCCACTGGGCTGTCTGCCCCTCAGCAGAGGCCCAGGACCCCTTCCCTTCTCTGGGGCCCCACAGTGCTTTGTCACCCCAGACACTGGTCCTAGAGACATTAAGCAAATTGAGCATCCAAGACAACAATGTGGACCTCATCCTGGCCACTCCGCCATTCAGTCGGTTGGAGAAGCTATACGGCAACCTGGTGCGGCTAATCGGCGACAGGAAGGCTGCAGTCTGCAGGGAGATGGCTGTGGTCCTACTGGCCAACCTGGCCCAGGGGGATACTCTCGCTGCTCGAGCGATTGCTGTTCAGAAGGGTAGTGTGGGCAACTTGCTGGGCTTTCTAGAGGATAATCTGGCTgctacacagctgcagcagagccagagctcTCTACTACACCTACAGGGGATGCACTTCGAGCCCACAAGCCCGGACATGATGCGGCGAGCTGCCCGGGCGCTACACGCCTTAGCCAAGGTGGAGGAGAACCACTCGGAGTTCACACTACACGAGTCCCGACTCCTCGACCTGTCAGTGTCTCCCCTAATGAACTCACTGGTTTCTCACGTTATCTGTGATGTACTCTTTTTGATTGGCCAGTCATGA